The segment TTGTGCCGACTGGAGCAGACCAAACTAGGTCCTGAAGAGCCATTGCACTGTCTACGATCTCTATCGACTGCCGACGAATCCACACCCATAGAACGACGAGCCCAAGCACAAAGCACAGAAGCAGTGCGTGACGCCACTCTCCGATGACAGAGAAGCAGCCGAGCCCGAGGCACACCAAAGTCTGCAAAAGCCGCTTCTCGTACGCAATTATCCACTTGCCCTTCGAATCCATCGCCCCAACTCCTGCCCACTATTTTGGAACACGCGCAGTGGAGGTGCCAAAACCGACTGCTCCGTGCGCGCCTGCCCGCTACAATGACGAGTGCGCTGCGAGCCACTCCCTTACCTGTGATACCTCATCATCATAGCCATCCGGCTTCCGCTCGTGATGGCTCTCCAAAAATGCCTCGTAGAACCGAGCGGCGAACCGGAAGCGCTCAAAGTGGAGCATTTGCTCGGCCATGTCGAACAACGCGTAGAGGTTCCCTGCGTCGATGTCGAGAATTCGACGGTAGTGGCGGCGGGCGGACTTCAACAACATCCGGGCTTCGGACGGACTGCTTATACCGAAGGCTTCCATCTCATACAGATTGCCATAGAGGCGCAGAGCCTCAACATCCCGAGAATCTTGCACGAGAAGGTCGTCAAGAAGCGAGTACGCTGCGGCGAAATCACGGGATAACCCGGCATATTTCGCCTTTTCCAGCCGTTTGAACCTGATGTCGTTTCTCATTGACTGATTTTCAATCCGTGGCGGCAGCCGTCGCGAGATCCCTGGCCTAGACCTTGGCAACGATCCACCGTGGGCGCCTCTGCAACATAGCCACTACGATAAATGGCGAAGCTATCAATGCCCCTAGCGGAACGATCCACATGCCTGGCGACAGATGAAAGGAAATGGTGGTCAGCATCGGCACGATGAGCGCAGCCCACGCCGTTACCCACATCAGCCACCAGGGAGCTCGGAGTAAAAATTCCGCAAGCACGATGGCGACGAAGACGCCGTAGATAAGATGCAGGTCCCGATAGTCGGCGCCCGTGAGAAACCAGACGTAAGAAAAGGCATAGAAAACATAGTGGACAATGACCGCGCCGACGAACGCGCCTGACGGTAGCACATGCGTCGATTTAATAGGCACTGCCGACATACCCCTTCATTTCTTTGCCTCCACCGCCGATTAGAATCCAAGCGCGTCCGGAACCGCGGTCGCGGTACCCCCCACTAGCTGACTCCTCCTGCCGTGCCCAGCACATCTCCCCACCGCCGGCGACCTCAGCATGCGGCAGAACGGCGGACTGCTATGCGCAATTTGGGATGCGCATCAGGGTGCAGTGCAAGGGGCATTTTTCGGCGCATCATGGCCTCCGCACGCGCGCCGCGACGGGATACCCACGCCCTGCCCTATGCCCTCCAGAACGCCCTTCTCGCCGAAGCGGAAATCCTGACCCTCATACGATACAGAATCTCCCTCATCCTTGATCAGGATATGTTCGTCCGGGTGCGTCTTTGCATCTTCGGTCAGGAGCGATAGCACGCTCGCTTTATCCTGGCCCTTCAGTGCAGTCAGGAGGAGGCGTCTAAACCGCTTGCCGTCAGCGAGCGCTTCGTCCTCCCCAGACGATGAGTATCCATAGGATACCGAGACATCGATCCATTGATAGGTCACGTAGCCCAAGG is part of the Luteibacter pinisoli genome and harbors:
- a CDS encoding Imm58 family immunity protein, whose protein sequence is MSYRVFSLVVMASLLPALGYVTYQWIDVSVSYGYSSSGEDEALADGKRFRRLLLTALKGQDKASVLSLLTEDAKTHPDEHILIKDEGDSVSYEGQDFRFGEKGVLEGIGQGVGIPSRRACGGHDAPKNAPCTAP